One Aspergillus oryzae RIB40 DNA, chromosome 2 genomic window carries:
- the aspf34 gene encoding cell wall protein PhiA (predicted protein), with product MQFKNLALAASIVATAAAAPAADSTSAPAATPSSTPATDAPHFFGVIAIHSGSGVQNAGFSAAKGSLIAGLQNKSNSCQETSFYINDGVLNIYDDTARPQEIYVDRSGMGQGKIGYTVGVEPAPKNAERKGWAIKDGHLEFDGSSLIACPGADGYSIWASSGVANPGGNKDCIGIAAHVVGTKEPKPCWAN from the exons ATGCAGTTCAAGAACCTTGCTCTCGCTGCCTCCATCGTTGCTactgccgccgctgccccGGCCGCTGACAGCACCTCCGCTCCTGCTGCGACCCCGTCTTCCACCCCTGCCACTGATGCCCCTCACTTCTTCGGCGTCATCGCCATTCACTCCGGTAGCGGTGTCCAGAACGCTGGCTTCAGCGCCGCCAAGGGTAGCCTGATCGCTGGCCTtcagaacaagagcaacagCTGCCAGGAGACCAGTTTCTATATCAACGACGGTGTTCTCAACATCTACGATGACACCGCTCGTCCCCAGGAGATCTACGTTGACCGCTCCGGCATGG GCCAGGGCAAGATTGGCTACACCGTCGGTGTCGAGCCCGCTCCCAAGAACGCCGAGCGCAAGGGCTGGGCCATCAAGGATGGCCACCTCGAGTTCGACGGATCCAGCCTCATCGCCTGCCCCGGTGCCGACGGCTACAGCATCTGGGCCTCCTCTGGTGTCGCTAACCCGGGTGGCAACAAGGATTGCATTGGCATTGCTGCTCACGTCGTTGGGACCAAGGAGCCCAAGCCTTGCTGGGCCAACTAA